In Solanum lycopersicum chromosome 5, SLM_r2.1, the following are encoded in one genomic region:
- the LOC138348804 gene encoding uncharacterized protein encodes MDGGGSVTRVEDMLHKMMRRFDASDDHTKKLRNDLESIGQKVDTHAISIKQPELQLGQLSATVNTWNPGTLPSNTVQNPKNNGHFMAITTHGGKKTIDPPMPSNDKKVTKDTDKLVEVNGEIEDNTEKDAEVPKKVTPMPRPPPSLPQRLVKKTEDGKYRRFITMMKQLSSHVPFVEALDQMPSYAKLMKDQVTKKRSVTFEDNDRLQHCSAIGTRSPVQKKEDPDFVILYCEVDFKVPIILGRPFFATGRALVDMENGQMKFQLNNVEVTFNICRSMRQSGEVKSVSAISYNVEYESLVATLDRGDVWFKSKIYELHMKNCESPPAKPSVEEVPKLEIKALPPHLSLFEVMCDASGVSLGVVLGK; translated from the exons atggatggtggaggtagtgtgacgcgagttgaggatatgttgcataaaatgatgaggaggttcgatgcaaGTGATGATCACACTAAaaagttgaggaatgatttagagAGTATTGGGCAGAaggtcgatacacatgcaatatcaattaagcaacCTGAGTTACAATTGGGCCAATTATCTGCGACGGTGAACACATGGAacccgggcactcttcctagcaacacggtccaaaacccaaaaaataatggacattttatggcaatcactactcacGGTGGTAAGAAAActattgacccacctatgccgtctaatgataaaaaggtgacaaaagatactgataaatTGGTAGAGGTTAATGGTGAAATAGAAGATAACACTgaaaaagatgctgaagtgcctaaaaaggtaacccctatgcctagaccaccaccctCATTACcccaaagattagtgaaaaagaccgaggatggaaaatatcggcgttttataacaatgatGAAGCAACTTTCTAGCCATGTCCCTTTTGTAGAAGCTTTAGATCAAATGCCCAGTTATGCCAAACTTATGAAAGATcaggttacaaagaaaagatcggtcacctTTGAGGATAATGATagattgcagcattgtagtgctattggtACAAGATCTCcggtacaaaagaaagaagatccgg attttgttattctttattgtgaagttgattttaaagtgcccattattcttgggaggccattctttgctacgggaagagccttagtagataTGGAAAacgggcagatgaaatttcaattaaacaatgtggaagtgacctttaacatttgtaggtccatgaggcagagtggtgaggttaagtcggtatctgctatatcctacaacgtAG agtatgagtcattagtggCGActcttgatcgaggtgatgtttGGTTTAAATCGAAGATATATGAGTTACACATGAAGAATTGCGAGTCTCCACCTGCGAAACCATCTGTGGAGGAAGTTCCAAAGTTAGAAATAAAAGCTCTtccacctcatctcag Tctatttgaggtgatgtgcgatgctagtggggtttctcttggtgtagtattgggaaaatga